A segment of the Prochlorococcus sp. RS04 genome:
TTGATCCTGTAATTAGAAAAGTCGACATCTCTAAACTAAAAATAAAAAATTAATCTAAATTCAAATATAAAAGAAAACGAACTAGAAAAAGAAAAAATTTATAAAGTTCCTTATTAGATTTTTAAGGTTATTATAGGTTATGAAATTTAAAAGAATTTATAAAAGAAAGCAAAGATATTTTTATCATCAAAATTTAATGTATGGAAATTTTCAATCAAGAATTTATAGAAGAGATTATTAGGTTAACGTGGAGAAATCCTGCTTTCATGGCTATAGCTATTGCATTAGTTTGGCTTATCCCACAATTATTTATTAGAAATATAATGGCAAAAAAATATGAAAGAAGAAAAATAGAAATTCAGAAAAATAAAATTCAGAAGCTTTACCCAACTAATACTCCTAAATAAGATTTTTATTTATAAAATGATCTAATGATTCAAAAAATACTTTTTACATCTAGGTAAAATATGACCTACAAAATAATTAGAATTGATGGGAAAGATGACGAATTAACAGCTCAAAGTTTTGATAAATATTCAGATGCGTACAATTTGCTAGAGGAACTATATGGAGATTTATGTTGTTCAGATGCTGATTATGGAGACATAACCTATTACGATATTGTGGAAAATAATTTTAAAAATATTAATGGATAATAAAAACTGGGCTCCCTCCCAAGAAGAAAATTTAGGGGTAATAACGAGAGTATATGAATTCATTAAAGAAGAACTTTCAGAACTTCAAAAAGAAACTGGATGTCCCGATTCATTTATTTATGATTTTATTGGCAAAATTCAGAATGAATGGCATCCTGAGTCTTGTCACTCCATAGTTAGAAATAAAAAAAGGAAAAATTAGAAAACATTAAATCTTCAACTAAAATTTATAAAATTTCTCTAGTATAATTTGAATTTAAAAATTAAATCATGATTATTAGAATACTAGGTATCGTACTTATCCTTGGTACAATTGCATATTATGGTTTAGTTTTAACTGGGCAAAGCAATCTTTAGTTTTTCAACTTTTAAAATTTCTCATGAAATGGCCTCCTTCTCTTTGTTGGACAGCACCAAAAACTATTAATGGTAATAGGCATTTTCAAGTTAAAGCTTATGGTGGTAAAAATGAAAATAGATGGGTTGATATTTTTCCTACCAAAAATAAAAAAGATATTAAAAGGATCCTATGGACAAAACTAAAATCAGAATGGACTTCTGGATGGTTGAGGCTCCCAAAAGATAAAGAATAATTTGTATATGTAAACAAATATTATTAACCAGAAAACTGTAAAAAATAATACCTAATGCAAAAAAAATAACTTCTAAAATTTTTTAAAATGCTATTTAATATGAAGCCAGAACCGAAGAAAAAACTCCCTAATAAAAAAGTTATAAGTTCAGCAAAATTTGAGGCTAAAGAACAATTCACAAAATCTGCATTAGAAAATTTAAAAACAGAAAATGAAAGGCTGGTTAATTCACTAAAAAAATCTGGGGAAATTAAAGAATCAAAAAGAAAATAGACTTACGGTATTAAAAAATTTTTATTATGATGATAATTTATAGATTGAGAAATGATTGAAAAAATCTCTCTAGCAAATTCTCATTTACCTCAACTTATTGGGTTTGTACTTATGTCAATTGGTTATACATTAGGCAATAAATTTTACCTTCCTGAAATCAAACAGAAGTAACGATTTCTATTTATTAAATATATTTCAAACAAATTATAATAAATGTATATTCCCAATAAAAATTTAATACATTATTTGATTTGACAATACAAATTTTAAAACTTTCTGCAATTCAATTAAGAAAAGTAATAAGAAATAAATAACACATTAGTGTAACACTTTAGTCTTTAAAAGTGTTAAATCCAAAGAAAAAGTAAGAATTCATACTAATTTTTTTTAAAATATGTTACATTCTTTAATAATACAAGTTAAAGTTTCCTCAGTAAAAGGAAATGCTTGATATGTACAAATATCATTTACTCTTTGGCTTACTAATTGATCACACATGAAATATAAAAATGGATGCTCTTACTAGTTTTATAGTTGTTATCATCGCAATAACTATTCAATTCTCTTTATACGCCATCAAAAGGTTGCAGGAACCTTTAGAACCAAATTATTTGATGGATAAAAATTCGAAAAAAATAAAAAACTACATGGGTAAATTTTGGAAAAATGCCGAAATAACAAATGGGAGATTAGCTATGATTGGTTTTTTAGCTTTGATAATAAACTACGGTTTTTTTGGGTGGATAATACCTGGTTTTATTTAAAATATAAATACATTAAATTTTTAAAGAAAATAAATCTCTCGTTCAAAACAAACTCTCCTTTTAAAAAAATAATTTTTATTATAAGTAAAAAAGCAATTGAGCAATTCTGATTTTGATAAAAATGGATTAGACAGCTATGGAATACATTGGCTTCAATATGCCGCTTTTGCTGTCTCTGGTTTTGCTATATTTACAACTTGGGCATTTTTTTATGATGAAAGATTCCACAACTTTGTAATGAATATTTTTAGGGTTATTAACTGCAGCGGGTTCAACTGTAATGGAGCATTTTAAAATTCTATGGCTAATCCAGATCAAAAAACAATATTAATTGATAATGCTTATGAGGAAATTAAAAACATTTGTATAAATCTTCAAAAAGATACTGATGCTTCGAATTTGGAAGTTAAAAGTTTACTAAAACTAATTATGAATGAATGGGCAGAAAAGGAGGAGCAAAAAAATGGTTTTGGATTTAGGTAAAGTTAGCCACTGTCTAAGAAGAGAATTAAGCCTCAAATCATTTTAATTTGAAAAGATTTTTTAATTTTTAAAATTTAATATTTATAATTTTCAATTTTTAGAAAGAAATTAAAAAGGAATGAATCTCAAATAGAAGATTCATTCCAGATTTAGCATTAGTTTTATCTAGATTTAAATTTTATAATTAAACTCCTCTGGTGGACTGTCAATCATTAGATCCCTCCTATTCAACAAGTTAAACCTAAGCCTTACTTATTAAGAAAGTAAATCAGTAAAAATGCTGATTTGTTATTTTCTAAAATGTTTGAATTAAAGATGCCAATTCTGGGGCATCTAATAAAAGTGCAAAAAATGTGAGCACAACTAATAAAAATATGGAAAAGTAGAATTGAATCATGCTTCAAAATTACTTAAAAAGAATTTTTTAAGTTGTATAAAATAATGCTTTGTTTACATAATTAAATATCTCTACTTAGAGAAGTTTAATTAAAGAATAATTAAGATGCTTCAGGAGAAAATATCGTACTATTTTTTTGCCAATACTCACAGCCTTTAAGTAAATGATCACCATCTGGTATGCGTTTTTCGTATTTTGGACAGATCAAGATAGTAGCAAAAGTTTCTGTAGTGCTGTAGCGAAAGTGATTGCAAGTAATACAAATCTTTGTTCGTTTTCGTTTTAGGGTCGATTCTTTTAGATATTCCCATTTTGACGAATTAACCTTGATCATGATTACTGGAATTTATTAGTAACAATTTGCCAACCTCCTGAAATCAATTCATTCCATGTTTCACAAGCACACTCAATAGAGTGGAGTCTTGAATTTTTAATTTGGGCTGGTTCACCTAATTCATTTGCATAGAAAAGATGAGTATATACTTTTAAGTTATTAGATACAGATTTCTTATAACTCTCAAAAAAAATTAATAAACCACTTTTTTTGTTAAACAACCAGCCAGTTGGGGGGTCAATAAGGCTGCCACGATAAAAATAAGTCCGAACATTAGCGACTCCTGAAGTCATGAAGATAATACAGTTGTACTATTAATATAAATGTACTACTCGTAGACGTCAAGTGTTCCTCTGGTAATTATTTAAATACTAAAATTAGTATCCAAAATAATCAGCCGTAAACTTCTTATTTGGTAATAGTGAATACAAGTAACTCCTTGAAAAGGAAAATATCATTTAGAGAGTATCTCCAAAAAAATGCAATGTATCGAAATCCCTTCTATTTAGGATGGAACAAAGGTTGGTCTTTTTTATTTTTTTTAGAGGGTGGCATTGCAAAAATTGAAGCAAAAGGTTTTGGTATTTCTATTACAACAAAAGTTGAGAAAGGAGAATCACCCCTAGAATCTGCGGA
Coding sequences within it:
- a CDS encoding TIGR02450 family Trp-rich protein, whose amino-acid sequence is MKWPPSLCWTAPKTINGNRHFQVKAYGGKNENRWVDIFPTKNKKDIKRILWTKLKSEWTSGWLRLPKDKE
- a CDS encoding chlorophyll a/b-binding protein is translated as MDALTSFIVVIIAITIQFSLYAIKRLQEPLEPNYLMDKNSKKIKNYMGKFWKNAEITNGRLAMIGFLALIINYGFFGWIIPGFI
- a CDS encoding DUF1651 domain-containing protein; translation: MTSGVANVRTYFYRGSLIDPPTGWLFNKKSGLLIFFESYKKSVSNNLKVYTHLFYANELGEPAQIKNSRLHSIECACETWNELISGGWQIVTNKFQ